A genomic region of Pseudoalteromonas piscicida contains the following coding sequences:
- a CDS encoding YncE family protein yields the protein MRLVNYVVYVFLFGCLISFPSWADTNNLSGTLVVVNKKGDSVDFIDLSSRKIKLTLATGRGPHELAMSADGHTAVVTNYARGNSLSVFDVRQAKKVKTIDLSRYPRPHGVLFFKDQKRVAVSSEGSDSVVIVDIESGKIDKVIATEQKGSHMVALPASSERVYTTNMRADSVSELDVKSGALLRKISMPKVPEAITINKSGSELWVGSNDDGLVTVFDVANERIIKQWKGYSFPYRVLLTRDEQLAVIPDYRNHTLDVIDAMHKEKLRQIKFELGTGPKGVILHPDDRTLFLSAYQKNKVLVIDIVSGKTLFELPTGNGPDGIGYSAVVLP from the coding sequence ATGAGATTGGTTAATTATGTTGTGTATGTGTTCTTATTTGGGTGTTTAATCAGCTTCCCTTCATGGGCTGATACAAATAACTTGTCGGGAACATTGGTTGTTGTAAATAAAAAGGGGGACTCGGTTGATTTCATCGATCTTAGCAGCCGAAAAATTAAGCTGACGCTCGCAACCGGCAGAGGACCACATGAATTAGCAATGAGTGCCGACGGGCATACGGCTGTTGTCACTAATTATGCACGTGGCAATAGTCTAAGTGTTTTTGACGTTCGGCAAGCAAAAAAAGTAAAAACCATTGATTTGTCTCGTTATCCAAGGCCACATGGCGTGTTGTTTTTTAAAGACCAAAAACGCGTTGCAGTATCGTCTGAAGGTTCAGACAGTGTGGTAATCGTTGATATAGAGTCGGGGAAAATTGATAAAGTAATAGCAACAGAGCAAAAAGGCTCTCATATGGTGGCGCTGCCGGCGTCTAGCGAGCGTGTTTACACCACAAATATGCGCGCAGATTCAGTGTCTGAATTAGATGTAAAGTCAGGTGCCTTACTTCGCAAAATTTCAATGCCAAAAGTACCAGAGGCTATCACTATAAATAAAAGTGGCTCAGAGCTCTGGGTTGGTAGCAACGATGATGGCTTAGTTACCGTGTTTGATGTAGCAAATGAGCGTATAATTAAGCAATGGAAAGGCTATAGCTTTCCATACCGTGTGTTACTTACCCGCGATGAGCAGCTTGCTGTGATCCCAGACTATAGGAATCACACCCTTGATGTGATCGATGCAATGCACAAAGAAAAGCTGCGTCAAATAAAGTTTGAGCTGGGAACAGGACCAAAAGGCGTGATCCTCCATCCAGACGATCGCACTTTATTTTTATCCGCTTACCAAAAAAATAAGGTCCTTGTTATAGATATTGTATCTGGCAAAACCTTATTTGAACTCCCTACTGGTAACGGACCAGATGGAATAGGGTATTCAGCAGTGGTATTGCCTTAG